A stretch of DNA from Salvelinus sp. IW2-2015 linkage group LG20, ASM291031v2, whole genome shotgun sequence:
CAGGCTGTAAGGTGATGAGTCTGTATGTCCACCTCTCACTCTTacaaactcaaacacacacacacatggaagttGACAACATAAGGAAAATCTGGCTGTTTGATGCTTTAAGAATGTTTATTTTACTCACTGTGCACAGATGCAGATGAATGTGATGAGCAGTATGAGGAAGACCAATACTGCTATCACACAGACTACGATGATCTGCCTCTTGTCATCTAGACGCGAGGCCAGATCAACATACTCATACCTGGACCCAATGTACCCTCTCTCACATCTAAAACAGAGCAAACATACCATACACCCACTGTGATAAAAATATGCACAAGAAGTTTGCTTATTGGTTCTATCTCTTGTTgccaaaagaaaaacaaagacgTAACTTGAAGTACATGGGCTATGAGTTAACAAGCAGATGCTGAGCTATCAGAGCTGTCTTGCTGATTGTGATTCTATGATGCTTGTGAGGCTTGATGAAATGCATTAAGACCATGTTAAACCAACCATTTATCTGCCTTGTTGTTTTGATTTAAGTATAATCTGGGGGTCACAGTGAACAAGGTTAGGACAATCATTAGGGTCAACAAGTGATTTGTCTTACAAagttttttaaaagtgttttacttctattgtcacgccctgaccatagagagccattgtttctctatggtgaagtgggtcagggcgtgactgggggtgatctagtttatttatttctatgtggtgttctaattttattttctatgttggtgatttgtatgattcccaattagaggcagctggtaatcgttgtctctaattggggatcatatttaagtagctgtttttcccacctgtgtttatgggatattgttttgagttagtgcacgtagcacctctgtagtcattgttagtttattgtatatttgtctttgctaagtttcactttattattaaaatgatgtggaactcaacatccgctgcgccttggtccgatatttattcTAGCGAACGTGACATCTATTAGGAACTTGAACTTTATACTTGTAATAGTGATGTGTAATAATTCTGCTACAATTATCAAAATAGACACATAAAGcaggtttttaatacatttttactgcAGAGATTGTTGAGTATGCAGCATGTCCTTGGCTTGAGACCTTCTGCCATGGATATATACAGATAAAGGATTGGGGCCCATGGGTCGGGTCGGGTGAGATGATTTACCTGCATGAAGGAGTATTCTGTTCCTTTACAAAGCGACACGACCCATGGATACAGTATTGCCTTAACTCCTTTGGACATTTGGTGAAATGGCCACTCTTTTTGCCTTGAGTTGCAGTTTCTATTGAGTCTATGGAGAGTGCAAATAGAAAAATATGGGGGTAAGGGGGATTATAGAGTAACTATTTTGCCATATAATATCCTTCTGATAAGATTGCATTGCAAAGGTGATGTAGAATAAGATATGAGTTTGAAGTGAGAAGCTCCGGTTTTCCCTTAGTAATCTGACTCAGGGTGGCCAGTATCACCTGTCATATAAATAAGCTCCTGGCAATATGATCTGAGGAAGGACTAGGAACTGGACTGTCACAACGAGGACAGGACTGGTGTGGTTGAGGATAATGTGTCAATTATATGTCATGAAATACAGTCAAAGTAAAAGAAAACTGAGTAAAAGACAACCTTCTCAGCCAAATTTGGTTGTTGTGTAGAAATACACAAACATAACATTCAAACATAATCGATTTGGCCACTGTTAGTAAAGAGAAGGGATACCTAGAGTTTTATTACATACTCCTCTTTTCCCATCCAGTGAGTCATGGCGAACTTGGGCCGGTAAAATAATGAGGCTTAGTTCCCATCACATAGAGGGAGAAAGCCCCAATTGTAGTGTGAAACATTAGAGCATGCCTTTAAAATGAAAATGACCCATATTGAATAGTAGCCGAACTAGTTACAAattaacaacaggtgtaaattgATCTAGGTATTTAGTTAAGTAGCTGTATGTGCAGCCAGTGATCACACTATACTTCACCGGGATAAGTGAGCAGCTGGGAAATGCTGCTGCTGTTTGATCAACAGAACATAAGAGGTATATGGCGGGAACCAGGAACTACTTCACCGTAATAAAATGAACATAACTGCATCACTCTTCTTCTCCATGTGGGTAAATACAATAGTATGATCAGTAGTtaagttgagtttattttatttttacagggacagtgcacattaatcaacgtttcagtaaaagtgccggttttagccagccggctcattttcaaccacagtccctgggcaggttattaaaaacaattacaatatagacaatcattgagcagtgagcacacacagagcaacataggacaagcaagacatagcatacagacagagcaacataggacaagcaagacgtagcatacagacagagcaacatagaacaaaaagcagcaagataaaattcataaaagcaacaaagtgtttccacacctcacaagctacagacaacagacaacatggaaagcagcaatacacagctagggattatgttcacaaatctgattgacctttagccatgtcttcatgttttttgtgaaagtgtgatatgtggtgcagttatgtgtgtctgatggcagtgtattccagacatgggaagctctcacagagaaagcggatttactaaaggtgcttttccttaagggaactatacagtcacctctcatggcagacgttgtggatctgctgccatatgtttgggttttctgtttaacaaatatactgagtggaggaggagccaggccatttaggatcttgaatacaagacatgcgtcggtgtattgcacaagattttRCCAACTCAGGAGRtcatgctttctgaggatgtaacagtgatgatggctattgggcttcctatcaagcactttgagagcctgtttgtagacagactgaataggttttaatgttgtacagcaagcttgggcccaactagtcaagcaatatgttaagtgggggagtatcatagatttgaagtacagttttgctaccttgTTGATTAGCCCTTTTAGGTGTGAGGGTTATCATCAAACAGCAACTGACAACTCCTGAACAGTGGAGGCCCCAACTAAGGAGGCTTCAACTGACACATGATGTCAGCCTGCCGTCCATAAAGGCCACGTCTAAATAGCATCAGAGGAACCTAACCCAGGGCACATAACAAGCTGGtggtacacttcacaataacactcACAGGGGAGGTAATAACTGCATGGTCACTGGTGGCAAGAAGGCTTTAATGTGCACTATGGTCTCTTTTGGGGCTGGTAGGTGACACCACCTCCTGTTACTTCAGGGCCGGGTGGAGATTGGAGAAGCCTTTCATATTccaactgtttgaatgaatgacTGTGAATGACGTACTCCTGAAGCAGTGCCTTCAATTTAACAACAGAGCACGAATACATATAAGAATAGTAGAAGAATGTTTTTGAAGGACTTTTTACAAACGTCACAAACACATTACTTTTCTAATCCAACAGGTTTCTTCTAAACCTGGCTAATTCTAAAGTCAAAATGACTCAAAAATGTTAACACGTGCATGTCAGATGATAAAAAAACTTCAAACAAACTTTTATGGCATGATTATCCCTCCATAAGTTGATGTTTCTTTGGGGAAAACAATCTACctttgaagttgtttgtgttgcCTTGGTGATGGAGGGACACAGTGTTGTTCGCCGGCTGCTCAGTTGTATTCCATTCAGCCAGAGAGTATTTACACAGGGCCAAAGCTACGACCAGAAAACAAACAGAGCTGGTCACACAATGCACAAACATCAAGTCAAATCCTTACAATTCCACCAACATTGGTTTTAGAATCTGATTATGGAGCTTATGATTGACAATTTGACAGTAATACCTCCTAGCTCAGGCTCAGGCTTTGGGTGTCTGGGATTTCCAACACCATGATAACCTTTCTAAAGATAGTCTTTGCATTCAATCCAACAACACTGTCAGTTTTTCATAATATTCAAAACAACACCCAGCCATGATACGAATGTGGTGAATGGGATAAGTGATCTATAAAAACAACAGATGTGGTTATTAATAGTCTATTCTATTGGTTTGGGTAATCTTGGCATGTGATTTGGGGGAACTCTATTTGTAAATAGAGAGAGGGTTatggggtggtgggtggtggatcATTTGCTGATCATCTGACACACCAGCATGCTAATTGCTGCTGTCAATCACAGTATAGGCAGGTACATAGGAGTATTAAgttaacagtacactacactccAGTATCTAAAATCAGTGTTGCAGACTCCTTTAAAGCACAGATAGATTAATCAAAGTAGCTAGACAGGGGAAATAATTTCAAAATTGGGCAGTCctgtaaggttctgcttttcttttctttgtcAACCTTGTGATCTTTTTCTTTGtattctggaacgtagccctgtctttcatttttgttcattgatttcacctgtgttcgtttctcacctggtctcatcagctccctatttagttcagttctttctgtttgtatggttgtgaggtattgtttgctttttgactgcctacctgtctttgaccattgcctgcctgtaaCCACGATTCCTGCCACGCTCTgcacgtgaatctacaccttttttccctgagtattcattacaagtCCATTCATCTTTGTTGGCATATCTTTTGTTATAAAAACTATACAACCTTCTACTTCACTGAGTTGCACAAATAAATATCGTATTGTCTCTTCTGGTGAAAAGAGGCCAACAGAGACCTGAGCCATATACCCAATTGCAATGGAACTGTAAGCCCACACAGGCCTCCTATCCAATTTTAacattacagtaggcctataatacGTACAGAATATTTTTAATAAAGGAAAACTAGTAAAGTTAAGAAAGAACATGTTAATAATACCTGAAATATATTCATATAAAAtgaaatacaatgttatttgttAATCAAACAGTACTAATTCAGTTAATAACCAGTCTATAGGCAATTATAGTTAGATACAGTGAGTAaatcagcgtttcccaaacttggttcCCGGGACCCCAAtgggtgcacatttagttttttgcctgagcactacacagctgattcaaataatcaactatcatcaagctttgattatttgagtcagctgtgtagtactagggcaaataccaaaacgtgcacccattggggtccccaggaccaagtttgggaaatgctggagTAAATAAAGTGAGGCTGAAGAGTTGTTCAACTTAATCACAGAACGGTGCCTCTTACCTGTTACCATTCCTACATACAGACTGTATGCCTTTGCCATGTCCGTGGGCAAGTTATCTACTTTTCCAGGTGGATAAATATAGTTAAAAGCAGATTGAGTTCATTTGATCCAATCCTCTGAAAAGTTCACCAAAATATCTTCTTAGTAGGATACTCTGCGTCCCAACTCTCGAATAATGTAGTCCAGCAAAATCACGCACTGGTGAACTACAGTAGGCTAGAGATTGCGCAGTCTAGAGGTTTGAATGGGTGAAATGGAATCTGAACCCATTGCTGCCCCACACATCTATGTATGTGTGAGTGCACTTGACCATTGCAGTTTATTATGGCATGCAGCTTAAACTGGACATTGGCTACTAGGCTATTAAATGTGTAATCCGTAGATGTGCACATAGCCTAATGCAAGAAGTTATTAAAATTATTCTAACAAATGACAGAAGATTAATCTCCTTCAGAACATAATTTGAACATCTTTTACATTGTTACAAACAGAGTTGGCctgtaaacaaaaatgtaaacaattaaAGAATATTTCAAGGATCATCCCATAATATTTGCATATACAAATATAGCACTTATGGATTTCACTAAAATATACATAGTTTTACCAGCATCAGCACATTTTAGTGACCTCTACTCTGAACTGTTGGTAAACGGCAGACGGCGCAGGCTAATGAGACCACGGGCCAGTCTAGAGCTGTGACCAGAGAGTTTGTTTGTGTTCATTCGCAAGCATGCCTCACTATTCCCCAGGAGGAAGAGGTGATGTGAGTCTGGCCAGGTCTACCTGTGTGCTCTTTCATTTCTCACCTTCAGACTACTCTCTATTGAGGCCTACTCAGTGCAATGAGCCCTCTGCTAAAATGTGAACTCAAGTATAGGTAGTCTATGGACATCATTGCTGCAAGGCCAGGCAATAAGTAGTGGAAATTGGAAATCATATACAGGGGTAGAGTCATCCCTCGAAGGTACAATTCCAGGTGGTTCCTTGATATATGTAACCCTGccaatatgtccgtaaacatgtgcagaccagctggctggagtgtttacggacaaattccatctctccatatcccagtatgttgtccccacttgcttcaagatataCACAATTGTTTCTCTACCCaggaaagcgaaggtaactgaagtaaatgactattgccccgtagctgtcatcatgaagtgctttgagaggctagttaaggaccatatcacctcaaccttacctgacacccaagAGATCCACGGGCGCAATAGCCAttgcactgccctatcccacctggacaagagaaatacctatgtaaaaatgctgttcatcgactacagctcagccttcatcaccatagtgtcctccaagctcatcactaagctcagggccctgggtctgaaccccgccctgtgcaactgtgtcctggacaTCCTGTCAGGCCGACCCCAAGTTGTGaagttaggcaacaacacctccaccctcctgtactctctgctaTGATTGCTTGGCCATGcaccttttatttgtattttttcctttttaaaattattatttatttatttaaaaaattgtgacGGCGCCGGAGGGGAAGGCTaacgtcttatcggctcttaaccaaccaggctatttatttttattttttgctttgtTCGTagcttgttttgtacataatgtggcTGCTACAGTCTCTtacgaccgaaaagagcttctggacatcagaactgcgattgctcaTCTCAAACTGGATGAAGAGTTCTTCTTCAgtgagtcggacgagagggatattctactacagacacccgaccagacccagatccccgtgattcgctggagaaggaaactgagattttgcagaaggagatcagggtgccttgtgaggatcaggcgacgagtggctaatctgcccttgccctccgttctgctagctaacgttcaatcgctggaataTAAATGGGACAAACTGAAAGCATGTTTATCCTACCAACAAggtattaaaaactgtaatatcttatgtttcaccgagttgtggctgaacaacgacattaagaacatacagctggcgggttatacactctttcggcaggacagaacagcagcatctggtaagacacgagacgggggcctatgcatttatgtaaacaacagctggtgcacgatatctaaggaagtctcgaggttttgctcgcctgaggtagagtatctcatgataagctgtagaccacactatctacctagagagttttcatctgtatttttattAGCTGTCTACATTGTGATAGAAAAATTACGTATTTACCTGATTTATTTGATATTAATGGTTAACAATTCATATGTAactaatagtaagacatttctgccctactagtatctgtgtttttatggtctccactctagttccctgcagctaatctgggcgtatggtcactggagatggcttgagctgacaaatgggctaaaactttttatggctgcaggggcagtattgagtagcttggatgaaaaggtgcccagaggtgcccagagtaaactgcctgctcctcagtcccagttgctaatatatgcatattagtattagtattggatagaaaacactctgaagtttctaaaactgtttgaatgatgtctgtgagtataacagaactcatatggcaggcaaaaacctgagggatatctgaggtttgtaggttttcaactcatcgcctatcgaatacacagtgggatatgggtcattttgcacgtcctaaggcttccactagatgtcaacagtctttagaaccttgtctgatgcttctactgtgaaggaggggggaatgagggctctttgagtcatgggtctggcagagtgccatgagctgaccacgtgcgttcacgtgagagttagcttgcgttccattgcatttctgaagacaaaggaattctctggttggaacattattgaagatttatgttaaaaacatcctaacgattgattctatacttcgtttgacatgtttctacaaactgtaatatgactttttgtctgaactttcgcatggacttgcccgcGTGTCGttagtttggattgtgtactgaacgcgcgaacaaaaaggaggtatttggacataaatgatggactttatggaacaaatcaaacatataTTGTGGAActtggattcctgggagtgcattctgatgaagattatcaaaggtaagtgaatatttataatgctattctgacatctgttgactccacaacatggtggatatcttcatggcttgttcgggctctgagcgctgtactcagattatagcatggtgtgctttttccatcaagtttttttgaaatctgacacagcggttgcattaaggagaggtttatctaaagttccatgtgtaatacgtgtatcttttagcaatgtttattatgagtatttctgtaaattgatgtggctctctgcaaaatcactggatgttttggaggcaagaCATTACTGAACATAAGGCACCAATGTAAAGATTTTTGGATatcaatatgaactttatcgaacaaaacatacatgtattctgtaacatgaagtcctatgagtgccatctgatgaagatcatcaaaggttagtgattcattttatctctatttctgctttttgtgactgctctctggctggaaaaatggctgtgtttttctgtgaataggtgctgacctaacataatgatatgttgtgctttcgtcgtaaagccttcgTCGtagaaatcggacactgtggtgggattaacaacaagtttatctttaaaatggtgtaaaatacttttaattttaattatgagatttctgttgttttgaatttggcgccctacactttcactggctgttaacgggatcccagccataagaagataaccaACACAAatacatcctgtggcattctgcattagcatcgaacagcccccatgatatgcaacttttcatggaagttagaaaccaatatacacaggcagatagaaaagccaaggctagctttttcaagcagacatttgcttcctgcaacacaaactcaaaaaagttctgggacactgtaaagtccatggagaataagaYCARctcctcccagctgcccactgcactSAYGATAGGAAACWctgtcaccaccgataaatccactataattgagaatttcaataagcatttttctacggctggccatgctttccacctggctacccctaccccggtcaacagcactgcaccccccacagcaactcgcccaatacttccccatttctctctctcccaaatccagtcagctgatgttctgaaagagctgcaaaatctggacccRtacaaatcagccgggctagacaatctggagcccctctttctaaatgtatctgctgaaattgttgtaacccctattactagcctgttcaacctctctttcgtgtcgtctgaga
This window harbors:
- the LOC139022673 gene encoding probetacellulin-like, producing MAKAYSLYVGMVTALALCKYSLAEWNTTEQPANNTVSLHHQGNTNNFKETATQGKKSGHFTKCPKELRQYCIHGSCRFVKEQNTPSCRCERGYIGSRYEYVDLASRLDDKRQIIVVCVIAVLVFLILLITFICICAHRHKLCRRKRRRKEETRNGTEKLNMIMMMNTNGMHVASSDSVETSDTNAV